One window from the genome of Chionomys nivalis chromosome 14, mChiNiv1.1, whole genome shotgun sequence encodes:
- the Adnp2 gene encoding activity-dependent neuroprotector homeobox protein 2, producing the protein MQMRQRHFLRQLSAIFSFWRAGGGTGAGRGSRRVGGGRGGVATAAGRGAPGAPRKISKMFQIPVQNLDSIRKVRKRVKGILVDIGLDSCKELLKDLKGFEPGEKYFYNTSWSDVSLWEPSGKKARYRTKPYCCTLCRYSTKVLASLKNHLHRYHEDEADQELMIPCPNCPFSSQPRVVGKHFRMFHAPARKVQNYTVNILGEAKTLRSDVISFTCLKCNFSNTLYYSMKKHVLVAHFHYLINSYFGLRTEETEQPKASDPASVDKILSFDKYYCKKCNAIASSQDALMYHILTSDVHRDLENKLRSVISEHIKRTGFLKQMHIAPKPVTHLALPPSSSASSIAAPPPCFHLTLPPNSQSPGTVQPVTVAPGTSGSLTHSPPTTAQSHVALVSSPLPVCQNSLTLKPSAPPPVFISHSVPLNQPGSTSVLPVNKSVRASILPMNQAVRPGVLPLTQPMGSISRPVGPINRPVGPGVLPLSPSVNSGALQSASPGGISVGRAVPSGVLPAGQVAPVGVIPGQTATSGVLPTGQVVQSSVLPVGQTAPSRVLPPGQTVPLRVLPAGQVVSPGLLSSNQTVPSAVVPVNQGVSSGVLQLSQPVTPGVLPVGPPVRPGVLQLSPSVSTNILPVSQPVRAGTSQNTTFLTSGSILRQLIPTGKQVNGIPTYTLAPVSVTLPMSSGGGLATVAPPPQVPMQFLPSSSGTQMASSLPSLPSPQVLVSPAPSVFVQATSPVADANQALRQAKQWKTCPVCNELFPSNVYQVHMEVAHKQSESQLCRVCNELFPANVYQVHMEMAHNQSESKSGEKLEPEKLAACAPFLKWMREKTVRCLSCKCLVSQEELMHHLLMHGLGCLFCPCTFHDVRGLVEHSRTKHLGKKRLSLDYSNRGFQLDLDANGNLLFPHLDFITILPREKLGEREVYLAILAGIHSKSLVPVYVKVRPQPEVSPKLPSKQKLTCPFCFGTFVTADAYELHLKERHHVMPTVHTMLRSPAFKCIHCCGVYTGNMTLGAIAVHLLRCRSAPKDSSSDLQGQPGFIESSELLLVNGEVIPDSTFAVKRKLPEGHLGAEDQRAGDKPQLTLDTDEVPGPERGLSAVPLKRQKNESRTEGSGASDDSLQVLALDPNKYGGRSYEDKKQFLRDYFHKRPYPSRKEVELLSSLLWVWKIDVASFFGKRRYICMKAIKTHKPSVLLGFDMSELKNVKHSLNFECESQAL; encoded by the exons gaaaatatcaaaaatgTTTCAAATTCCTGTGCAGAATCTtgacagcatcaggaaggtgCGGAAGAGGGTGAAAGGCATCTTGGTGGATATTGGACTTGACAGCTGCAAGGAGCTGCTAAAG gatCTTAAAGGCTTTGAACCAGGAGAGAAGTACTTTTATAATACATCATGGAGCGATGTCTCCCTTTGGGAACCTTCTGGAAAGAAAGCG AGATACCGAACGAAGCCGTACTGCTGTACTCTCTGTAGGTACTCAACAAAGGTGCTCGCTTCCCTAAAAAATCACCTGCATCGTTACCATGAAGATGAGGCTGACCAGGAGCTGATGATCCCCTGCCCCAACTGCCCGTTTTCTTCTCAGCCCAGGGTAGTGGGCAAGCACTTCAGGATGTTTCATGCGCCTGCGCGGAAAGTCCAGAACTACACGGTGAACATTCTGGGTGAAGCGAAGACATTAAGGAGTGATGTGATAAGCTTCACatgtttaaaatgtaacttttccAACACCTTGTACTACAGTATGAAGAAGCATGTGCTGGTGGCCCATTTTCATTACTTAATTAACTCCTACTTTGGTTTGCGAACCGAGGAAACAGAGCAACCAAAAGCAAGTGACCCTGCTTCTGTGGATAAAATCCTGTCATTTGACAAATACTACTGTAAAAAATGCAACGCTATTGCCAGCAGTCAGGATGCCCTGATGTATCACATTTTGACATCAGATGTACACAGGGACTTGGAGAACAAGCTGCGGTCTGTGATTTCAGAACACATCAAGAGGACTGGGTTTCTGAAGCAAATGCATATTGCTCCAAAACCAGTGACCCACTTGGCCTTACCGCCAAGTAGCAGTGCTTCGAGCATTGCAGCCCCTCCGCCTTGCTTCCACCTTACTTTGCCACCGAACAGTCAAAGTCCTGGCACTGTGCAGCCAGTGACTGTGGCCCCAGGCACTTCTGGAAGCCTTACACACTCCccacccaccactgcccagtctcaTGTAGCTCTGGTCTCCAGCCCTTTGCCTGTATGCCAGAATAGCCTCACCCTGAAACCGTCAGCTCCCCCTCCTGTCTTTATCTCTCACAGTGTTCCACTTAATCAGCCTGGGAGTACTTCTGTGCTGCCTGTGAATAAGTCTGTTAGAGCAAGCATCCTTCCCATGAATCAAGCTGTACGCCCTGGAGTTTTACCCCTCACTCAGCCCATGGGGTCTATAAGTAGACCCGTGGGACCCATAAACAGACCTGTTGGACCTGGTGTCTTACCTCTGAGTCCCTCTGTCAACTCAGGGGCTCTGCAGTCTGCTTCTCCAGGGGGGATTTCTGTAGGTCGGGCGGTTCCATCAGGAGTCCTTCCTGCTGGCCAGGTGGCCCCTGTTGGAGTGATCCCTGGGCAGACAGCCACTTCTGGTGTCCTTCCCACTGGCCAAGTGGTCCAGTCATCAGTTCTCCCTGTTGGCCAGACAGCTCCATCTCGAGTTCTCCCTCCTGGCCAGACAGTGCCCTTGAGGGTTCTCCCTGCAGGCCAGGTGGTATCACCCGGGCTGCTTTCATCAAACCAGACTGTCCCCTCAGCTGTTGTCCCTGTGAATCAGGGTGTAAGCTCTGGTGTTCTTCAGCTCAGTCAGCCAGTAACACCAGGAGTCCTTCCTGTGGGCCCACCCGTGAGGCCTGGTGTCCTGCAGCTCAGTCCGTCTGTCAGCACTAACATCTTGCCTGTGAGCCAGCCAGTGAGAGCTGGAACCTCACAAAACACTACTTTCCTCACTTCAGGCTCTATTCTCAGACAGCTCATTCCAACTGGGAAGCAGGTGAATGGAATTCCCACCTACACACTGGCCCCAGTGTCTGTCACTCTGCCTATGTCCTCCGGTGGAGGCCTTGCAACTGTCGCACCACCACCCCAGGTGCCAATGCAGTTCTTGCCCTCAAGCTCGGGCACACAGATGGCTAGCTCCCTGCCCAGCCTGCCCTCCCCACAGGTGCTAGTGAGCCCTGCCCCTAGTGTGTTTGTTCAGGCTACCTCACCTGTAGCAGATGCAAATCAGGCACTCAGACAGGCCAAGCAGTGGAAAACATGCCCGGTTTGCAATGAACTTTTCCCTTCCAATGTCTACCAGGTTCACATGGAAGTGGCTCACAAGCAGAGTGAGTCTCAGCTCTGCCGGGTTTGCAATGAGCTGTTTCCTGCTAATGTCTACCAGGTGCACATGGAAATGGCTCACAATCAGAGTGAGTCCAAGTCTGGTGAGAAACTTGAACCTGAAAAGCTTGCTGCATGTGCCCCGTTTCTGAAGTGGATGAGAGAGAAGACGGTGCGCTGCCTCTCCTGTAAGTGCCTGGTCTCGCAGGAGGAGCTGATGCACCATTTGCTCATGCATGGCTTGGGATGCCTGTTTTGTCCGTGCACTTTCCATGATGTCCGGGGCCTTGTGGAGCACAGCAGGACTAAGCACCTGGGCAAGAAGAGACTGTCTTTGGATTATAGTAACAGAGGTTTCCAGCTGGACCTGGATGCCAATGGGAACTTGCTCTTCCCCCATCTTGATTTTATCACCATACTGCCACGAGAAAAGCTTGGAGAGCGAGAGGTGTACCTGGCTATTCTTGCTGGAATACACTCCAAGTCACTGGTACCTGTGTATGTTAAGGTGAGGCCTCAGCCCGAGGTTTCACCAAAGTTGCCTAGCAAACAGAAGCTGACCTGCCCCTTTTGTTTTGGCACATTTGTGACTGCTGATGCCTATGAGCTCCATCTGAAGGAGAGGCACCATGTCATGCCCACAGTCCATACAATGCTCAGGTCTCCAGCCTTTAAGTGCATCCACTGCTGTGGGGTCTACACTGGAAATATGACCTTAGGAGCCATTGCTGTCCATTTGCTCCGTTGTAGAAGTGCTCCCAAGGACAGCAGCTCAGACCTGCAGGGCCAGCCAGGTTTTATTGAGAGCAGTGAACTGCTGTTGGTTAATGGGGAAGTgatccctgactccacctttgcTGTAAAGAGAAAGCTGCCAGAAGGGCACCTGGGGGCGGAAGACCAGAGGGCTGGGGACAAGCCCCAGCTCACTCTAGACACCGATGAGGTCCCAGGTCCAGAGAGAGGACTGAGTGCTGTGCCTTTGAAGAGACAGAAGAATGAGAGCAGGACAGAGGGGTCAGGGGCCAGTGATGACTCTCTGCAGGTGTTAGCATTGGATCCTAACAAGTATGGAGGCCGCTCCTATGAGGACAAAAAACAGTTTCTTAGAGATTATTTCCACAAGAGGCCATATCCGAGTAGAAAAGAAGTGGAATTATTGTCTTCACTCTTATGGGTGTGGAAAATCGACGTGGCTTCGTTTTTTGGGAAAAGAAGGTATATTTGCATGAAAGCAATAAAAACTCATAAGCCCTCTGTGCTTCTAGGTTTTGATATGTCTGAACTAAAAAATGTCAAACATAGTCTGAACTTCGAGTGTGAATCACAGGCTCTGTAG